Proteins from a single region of Oncorhynchus tshawytscha isolate Ot180627B linkage group LG03, Otsh_v2.0, whole genome shotgun sequence:
- the LOC112228413 gene encoding metalloreductase STEAP4-like isoform X1, with amino-acid sequence MTGQERSEEKSECVSLSPMREAVPAPPECERVCVCGTGDLGRSLGLRLLQAGYGVVFGSRRPHSSSSLIPHGAQVLGHAAAAQSAHLIFIAVQREHYDFLVPLANQLKGKVLVDLSNNLRKNQYPEANAEYLQSLVPGAEVVKGFNTLSAWSLQNGPSDANRQVYICGESVEAKQAVMAVATKLGFSALDRGFLSVARELEDFPLQLFPQWRLPLYIATGLSAAFFFYLLIRDIIYAYVTQGKDISFRIIVSLANKVCPIVSLIMLSLCYLPGVLASFLQLYRGTKYRRFPDWLDRWMLCRKQLGLLALGFAFLHVLYTLIIPIRYYGRFKATEHTVSVIRENRTTEFDTTTAWRGDSYLSLGILGFSLYVLLGITSLPSVSNVLSWREFSFIQSKLGHLTLLLCTAHTYLYGWNKFLSSSTYKWYTPLGYMLCLVLPSVVLLLKLLLITPCVDRTITRIRQGWERRADQRNPKNSQPLIP; translated from the exons ATGACGGgtcaggagaggagtgaggagaagagTGAATGTGTGTCCCTGTCTCCGATGAGGGAGGCTGTGCCTGCCCCACCTGaatgtgagagggtgtgtgtgtgtgggacgggGGACCTGGGGCGCTCTCTGGGCCTGCGTCTGCTGCAGGCGGGGTACGGGGTGGTGTTCGGCAGCCGACGGccccacagcagcagcagcctcaTACCCCACGGAGCACAG GTCCTGGGCCACGCTGCAGCTGCTCAGTCAGCCCATCTGATCTTCATTGCAGTCCAGAGAGAACACTACGACTTCCTGGTACCACTGGCCAATCAGCTAAAGGGAAAG GTGTTGGTGGACCTCAGTAACAACCTGAGGAAGAATCAGTACCCAGAGGCCAATGCAGAATACCTGCAAAG CCTGGTCCCTGGAGCTGAGGTGGTTAAAGGCTTCAACACCCTGTCTGCCTGGAGTCTGCAGAATGGACCTTCAGATGCCAACAGACAG GTGTATATCTGCGGGGAAAGTGTGGAGGCCAAGCAGGCGGTGATGGCGGTAGCCACCAAGCTGGGTTTCAGTGCCCTGGACCGGGGCTTTCTCTCAGTGGCCCGGGAGCTGGAGGACTTCCCCCTGCAGCTGTTCCCCCAGTGGAGGCTCCCCCTGTACATCGCCACTGGCCTCAGTGCTGCCTTCTTCTTCTACCTGCTGATCAGAGACATCATCTATGCATACGTCACCCAGGGCAAAGACATCTCCTTCAGAATCATAGTCTCACTGGCTAACAAG GTGTGTCCCATCGTGTCTCTGATCATGCTGTCTCTCTGTTACCTGCCTGGTGTCCTGGCTTCCTTCCTGCAGCTCTACAGAGGCACCAAGTACAG GCGCTTCCCTGATTGGCTGGACCGCTGGATGCTGTGCAGGAAACAGCTGGGTCTTCTGGCACTGGGGTTCGCCTTTCTGCATGTGCTCTATACACTTATCATACCCATACG GTACTATGGGAGGTTCAAGGCCACTgaacacactgtctctgtg atcAGAGAGAACAGGACCACTGAGTTTGATACAACTACGGCCTGGCGTGGCGACTCCTACTTGTCCCTGGGAATTCTGGGATTTAGCCTGTACGTCCTATTGGGAATCACATCTCTTCCCTCCGTCAGTAACGTTCTCAGCTGGAGGGAGTTCAGCTTCATACAG TCCAAGCTGGGTCACCTGACTCTGCTGTTATGTACGGCTCACACCTACCTGTATGGCTGGAACAAGTTTCTGAGTTCCTCCACCTACAAGTGGTACACCCCACTGGGCTACATGCTGTGTCTGGTGCTTCCCTCTGTGGTGCTGCTGCTCAAGCTACTGCTCATCACCCCCTGTGTGGACCGAACCATCACCCGCATACGccagggatgggagaggagggcagaTCAGAGGAACCCTAAAAACAGCCAACCACTGAtaccttag
- the LOC112228413 gene encoding metalloreductase STEAP4-like isoform X2, with product MTGQERSEEKSECVSLSPMREAVPAPPECERVCVCGTGDLGRSLGLRLLQAGYGVVFGSRRPHSSSSLIPHGAQVLGHAAAAQSAHLIFIAVQREHYDFLVPLANQLKGKVLVDLSNNLRKNQYPEANAEYLQSLVPGAEVVKGFNTLSAWSLQNGPSDANRQVCPIVSLIMLSLCYLPGVLASFLQLYRGTKYRRFPDWLDRWMLCRKQLGLLALGFAFLHVLYTLIIPIRYYGRFKATEHTVSVIRENRTTEFDTTTAWRGDSYLSLGILGFSLYVLLGITSLPSVSNVLSWREFSFIQSKLGHLTLLLCTAHTYLYGWNKFLSSSTYKWYTPLGYMLCLVLPSVVLLLKLLLITPCVDRTITRIRQGWERRADQRNPKNSQPLIP from the exons ATGACGGgtcaggagaggagtgaggagaagagTGAATGTGTGTCCCTGTCTCCGATGAGGGAGGCTGTGCCTGCCCCACCTGaatgtgagagggtgtgtgtgtgtgggacgggGGACCTGGGGCGCTCTCTGGGCCTGCGTCTGCTGCAGGCGGGGTACGGGGTGGTGTTCGGCAGCCGACGGccccacagcagcagcagcctcaTACCCCACGGAGCACAG GTCCTGGGCCACGCTGCAGCTGCTCAGTCAGCCCATCTGATCTTCATTGCAGTCCAGAGAGAACACTACGACTTCCTGGTACCACTGGCCAATCAGCTAAAGGGAAAG GTGTTGGTGGACCTCAGTAACAACCTGAGGAAGAATCAGTACCCAGAGGCCAATGCAGAATACCTGCAAAG CCTGGTCCCTGGAGCTGAGGTGGTTAAAGGCTTCAACACCCTGTCTGCCTGGAGTCTGCAGAATGGACCTTCAGATGCCAACAGACAG GTGTGTCCCATCGTGTCTCTGATCATGCTGTCTCTCTGTTACCTGCCTGGTGTCCTGGCTTCCTTCCTGCAGCTCTACAGAGGCACCAAGTACAG GCGCTTCCCTGATTGGCTGGACCGCTGGATGCTGTGCAGGAAACAGCTGGGTCTTCTGGCACTGGGGTTCGCCTTTCTGCATGTGCTCTATACACTTATCATACCCATACG GTACTATGGGAGGTTCAAGGCCACTgaacacactgtctctgtg atcAGAGAGAACAGGACCACTGAGTTTGATACAACTACGGCCTGGCGTGGCGACTCCTACTTGTCCCTGGGAATTCTGGGATTTAGCCTGTACGTCCTATTGGGAATCACATCTCTTCCCTCCGTCAGTAACGTTCTCAGCTGGAGGGAGTTCAGCTTCATACAG TCCAAGCTGGGTCACCTGACTCTGCTGTTATGTACGGCTCACACCTACCTGTATGGCTGGAACAAGTTTCTGAGTTCCTCCACCTACAAGTGGTACACCCCACTGGGCTACATGCTGTGTCTGGTGCTTCCCTCTGTGGTGCTGCTGCTCAAGCTACTGCTCATCACCCCCTGTGTGGACCGAACCATCACCCGCATACGccagggatgggagaggagggcagaTCAGAGGAACCCTAAAAACAGCCAACCACTGAtaccttag